A single genomic interval of Haloterrigena salifodinae harbors:
- a CDS encoding NAD-dependent epimerase/dehydratase family protein: MTEIAITGASGRVGRQSIEAFDDETLTLFSHSESEDLDTETLEIANRDEFADALEGQDVLIHLAANPSPRAEWDEVREPNVDGVYNAFEAAAENDLERVVFASSNHAVNMGNVVSPIRPESTVGKPDIVRPDDEMDPDTYYGVTKVFGEAMGHYYANRHGLDVVNLRIGWLLSEDELEEEVADRDGAGERYARAMWLSSDDCQQVVRAAATTALESTPLTAHGISDNSERFLSLSETMLELGYRPQDDSADVLGGE; the protein is encoded by the coding sequence ATGACCGAGATCGCCATCACGGGCGCATCGGGTCGGGTCGGCAGGCAGTCCATCGAGGCGTTCGACGACGAGACGCTCACGCTCTTCTCCCACAGCGAGAGCGAGGATTTAGACACCGAGACCCTCGAGATCGCGAACCGCGACGAGTTCGCCGACGCCCTCGAGGGCCAGGACGTCCTGATCCATCTGGCGGCGAATCCGAGTCCGCGGGCCGAGTGGGACGAGGTGCGAGAGCCGAACGTTGACGGGGTCTACAACGCGTTCGAGGCCGCCGCGGAGAACGACCTCGAGCGAGTGGTCTTCGCGAGTTCGAACCACGCGGTCAACATGGGGAACGTCGTCTCGCCTATCCGGCCGGAGTCGACGGTCGGCAAGCCCGACATTGTCCGGCCAGACGACGAGATGGATCCCGACACCTACTACGGCGTCACCAAGGTCTTCGGCGAGGCGATGGGCCACTACTACGCCAACCGCCACGGCCTCGACGTGGTCAACCTGCGGATCGGCTGGCTGCTCTCGGAGGACGAACTCGAGGAAGAAGTCGCCGACCGCGACGGCGCCGGCGAACGGTACGCCCGCGCGATGTGGCTCAGTTCCGACGACTGCCAACAAGTGGTTCGCGCGGCCGCGACGACGGCCCTCGAGTCGACGCCGCTGACCGCCCACGGCATCTCCGACAACTCGGAGCGGTTCCTCTCGCTGTCGGAGACGATGCTCGAGCTGGGGTATCGGCCGCAGGACGACTCGGCCGACGTCTTGGGTGGCGAGTAG
- a CDS encoding DUF7535 family protein gives MATDVADSTGMGPNLQMSLFGYVMAAILVIVMIPLLPVLIPAYLIWRAFFAPDEFEHSFESWRRESGKPPSGS, from the coding sequence ATGGCCACAGACGTCGCCGATTCCACGGGGATGGGCCCGAACCTGCAGATGTCGCTGTTCGGGTACGTGATGGCGGCTATCCTCGTGATCGTCATGATTCCGTTGTTGCCGGTGTTGATCCCGGCGTATCTCATCTGGCGGGCGTTCTTCGCGCCCGACGAGTTCGAGCACAGTTTCGAATCGTGGCGCCGGGAGTCGGGTAAGCCACCGAGCGGGTCGTAA
- a CDS encoding GNAT family N-acetyltransferase has protein sequence MAQTTSVSTAPDREEERDGEERTTVDGHSETLTTTESGLEVTLYDSIRSISASRWNDVVERSTCGSVFHRYEWLEAVETGLGQTPRHLVVEKDGNLIGLLPHFVVDIERTPFRRLSSSYPGFGGPLATTDVAESLSLLTETVPDLCSGRTVVHQIRGLDTKYLRYNNVLQSEGYEPYRRECRFVLDLTRGYDEVFDGMSGTRRRGIERGKDGDYEIVEEELTRPTLERFHRVYEQVMDRVDGDAYPLSFFERLLDMRERLLLLTIRIDDEYAGGFLELLDEQRSSIHGFFAAVPEEYFGDHASELLYDYVIRWGIDNGYDTYDFGSTNANFENGVFRFKEGFGGRIVPILVWERGCSPLWNVLKAGRSLYWPHRYD, from the coding sequence ATGGCGCAGACGACTTCTGTATCCACCGCGCCCGATCGAGAGGAAGAGCGAGATGGGGAGGAGAGGACGACGGTCGACGGACACTCCGAGACGCTGACGACGACGGAGTCGGGGCTGGAAGTGACGCTGTACGACTCGATCCGATCGATCTCGGCGTCTCGCTGGAACGACGTCGTCGAGCGGTCGACCTGCGGCAGCGTCTTTCACCGCTACGAGTGGCTCGAGGCCGTCGAGACCGGACTCGGACAGACGCCGCGACACCTCGTCGTCGAGAAGGACGGCAACCTCATCGGGCTGCTACCGCACTTCGTCGTCGACATCGAGAGGACGCCGTTTCGGCGGCTCTCGTCGTCGTATCCGGGATTCGGGGGGCCGCTGGCCACGACCGACGTCGCCGAGTCGCTGTCGCTGCTCACCGAAACTGTTCCGGACCTCTGCTCCGGTCGAACGGTCGTCCACCAGATCCGCGGGCTCGATACGAAGTATCTCAGATACAACAACGTCCTCCAGTCCGAGGGGTACGAACCGTATCGACGCGAGTGTCGGTTCGTCCTCGACCTCACGAGGGGGTACGACGAGGTTTTCGACGGAATGAGCGGGACCAGACGGCGGGGGATCGAACGCGGGAAGGACGGCGACTACGAGATCGTTGAGGAAGAACTCACGCGGCCGACCCTCGAGCGGTTCCATCGGGTGTACGAGCAGGTGATGGACCGCGTCGACGGCGACGCCTATCCGCTCTCGTTTTTCGAACGGCTGCTGGATATGCGGGAGCGGCTGTTGCTCCTGACGATCCGGATCGACGACGAGTACGCGGGCGGCTTCCTCGAACTCCTCGACGAGCAGCGGTCGTCGATCCACGGCTTCTTCGCCGCGGTCCCCGAGGAATACTTCGGCGATCACGCGTCGGAACTGCTCTACGACTACGTCATCCGGTGGGGAATCGACAACGGATACGACACGTACGACTTCGGCAGTACGAACGCGAACTTCGAGAACGGCGTCTTCCGATTCAAAGAGGGATTCGGCGGGCGGATCGTCCCCATTCTCGTCTGGGAACGGGGCTGTAGCCCGCTCTGGAACGTGCTCAAAGCGGGCCGTTCGCTGTACTGGCCGCACCGATACGACTGA
- a CDS encoding alcohol dehydrogenase catalytic domain-containing protein → MRAAAFTDLIGPEGVSVIEQPDPEPDPGEATVDVDACAINRHDLWILEGDSAMVDTDDLPFVTGLDVAGVVSEVGDDVSAVEPGDRVVLCPNQTCGSCRFCREGPENRCERFSLYHGGLAETARVEADRLVPLPDGVSTTTAAAIPTAYMTAFHMLRRADVGPGDLVFVPGATGGVGVAAVQLADILGARTIGTSSSESKLERVDKLGLDHAIRATEPDEIREEVESIGTPDAVINHLGGEYTRLGQEVMRRGGTMVICGRTAGGESTIDVPDLFLGHKRVVGSTMGTQDDLRRLVELTADGDLSPVIDETFPLEATGEAFATMQDRESVGKLVVEPESDR, encoded by the coding sequence ATGCGAGCCGCAGCCTTCACCGATCTGATCGGCCCCGAGGGAGTGAGCGTCATTGAGCAACCGGACCCCGAACCCGATCCGGGCGAGGCCACCGTCGACGTCGACGCCTGCGCGATCAACCGTCACGATCTGTGGATTCTCGAGGGCGATTCGGCGATGGTCGACACCGACGACCTCCCGTTCGTGACGGGGCTGGACGTCGCCGGCGTCGTCAGCGAGGTCGGCGACGACGTTAGCGCCGTCGAGCCGGGCGACAGGGTCGTCCTCTGTCCGAACCAGACCTGCGGCTCCTGTCGGTTCTGCCGCGAGGGGCCGGAGAACCGCTGCGAGCGCTTCTCGCTGTACCACGGCGGACTCGCGGAGACGGCCCGCGTCGAGGCCGATCGACTCGTTCCGCTTCCCGACGGCGTGAGCACGACGACCGCCGCGGCGATTCCGACGGCGTACATGACTGCGTTCCACATGCTCCGGCGGGCCGACGTCGGACCGGGCGACCTCGTCTTCGTCCCCGGGGCGACCGGCGGCGTCGGCGTCGCCGCCGTCCAGCTCGCCGACATCCTCGGCGCCCGGACGATCGGGACGTCGTCTTCGGAATCGAAACTCGAGCGCGTCGACAAACTGGGGCTCGATCACGCGATTCGGGCGACCGAGCCAGATGAGATCCGCGAGGAGGTCGAGTCGATCGGCACCCCCGACGCGGTCATCAACCATCTCGGCGGCGAGTACACCCGGCTCGGCCAGGAGGTCATGCGCCGCGGCGGGACGATGGTCATCTGTGGCCGCACGGCCGGCGGCGAGTCGACGATCGACGTGCCCGACCTCTTCCTCGGCCACAAGCGCGTCGTCGGCTCCACGATGGGCACGCAGGACGATCTGCGCCGCCTCGTCGAACTGACCGCTGACGGCGACCTCTCGCCGGTGATCGACGAGACGTTCCCGCTCGAGGCGACCGGCGAGGCGTTCGCGACGATGCAAGATCGGGAGAGCGTCGGCAAACTCGTCGTCGAGCCGGAAAGCGATCGGTAG